Proteins co-encoded in one Pongo pygmaeus isolate AG05252 chromosome 23, NHGRI_mPonPyg2-v2.0_pri, whole genome shotgun sequence genomic window:
- the ZNF74 gene encoding zinc finger protein 74 isoform X3 → MEIPAPEPEKTALSSQDPALSLKENLEDISGWGLPEARSKLFDWMLDVVNFTLLRRFLEFRIGEFQGCGCGLHPGGVGSTRLPSEGLIPGCDVGELPEPSCPRTSTTQARCDLSSGTRRGAMEHAEGSPWRALSRMGAEGSALSTAGHLQRRTGPGAHHGAAPGRGAGVGAPGRCSAEESGCALGARTCHGLGHPCRGIPPQVSPLRPATRSRGGTLAVHTQERPGH, encoded by the exons ATGGAGATCCCTGCCCCGGAGCCCGAGAAGACAG CTCTTTCCTCTCAGGATCCTGCTCTTTCCCTGAAAGAGAATCTCGAGGATATATCGGGTTGGGGTCTTCCCGAAGCCAGGTCCAAG TTATTTGATTGGATGCTGGACGTTGTGAATTTTACTTTGTTGAGGAGGTTTTTGGAATTCC GAATCGGTGAGTTTCAAGGATGTGGCTGTGGACTTCACCCAGGAGGAGTGGGGTCAACTAGACTCCCCTCAGAGGGCCTTATACCGGGATGTGATGTTGGAGAACTACCAGAACCTTCTTGCCCTAG GACCTCCACTACACAAGCCAGATGTGATCTCTCATCTGGAACGAGGCGAGGAGCCATGGAGCATGCAGAGGGAAGTCCCTGGAGGGCCCTGTCTAG AATGGGAGCTGAAGGCAGTGCCCTCTCAACAGCAGGGCATTTGCAAAGAAGAACCGGCCCAGGAGCCCATCATGGAGCGGCCCCTGGGCGGGGCGCAGGCGTGGGGGCGCCAGGCAGGTGCTCTGCAGAGGAGTCAGGCTGCGCCCTGGGCGCCCGCACCTGCCATGGTCTGGGACATCCCTGTAGAGGAATTCCCCCTCAGGTGTCCCCTCTTCGCCCAGCAACGCGTTCCCGAGGGGGGACCCTTGCTGTACACACGCAAGAACGTCCAGGCCACTGA
- the ZNF74 gene encoding zinc finger protein 74 isoform X2, translating to MLENYQNLLALGPPLHKPDVISHLERGEEPWSMQREVPGGPCLEWELKAVPSQQQGICKEEPAQEPIMERPLGGAQAWGRQAGALQRSQAAPWAPAPAMVWDIPVEEFPLRCPLFAQQRVPEGGPLLYTRKNVQATEGRTKAPARLCAGENASTPSEPEKFPQARRQRGAGAGEGEFVCGECGKAFRQSSSLTLHRRWHSREKAYKCDECGKAFTWSTNLLEHRRIHTGEKPFFCGECGKAFSCHSSLNVHQRIHTGERPYKCSACEKAFSCSSLLSMHLRVHTGEKPYRCGECGKAFNQRTHLTRHHRIHTGEKPYQCGSCGKAFTCHSSLTVHEKIHSGDKPFKCSDCEKAFNSRSRLTLHQRTHTGEKPFKCADCGKGFSCHAYLLVHRRIHSGEKPFKCNECGKAFSSHAYLIVHRRIHTGEKPFDCSQCWKAFSCHSSLIVHQRIHTGEKPYKCSECGRAFSQNHCLIKHQKIHSGEKSFKCEECGEMFNWSSHLTEHQRLHSEGKPLAIQFNKHLLSTYYVPGSLLGAGDAGLRDVDPIDALDVAKLLCVVPPRAGRNFSLGSKPRN from the exons ATGTTGGAGAACTACCAGAACCTTCTTGCCCTAG GACCTCCACTACACAAGCCAGATGTGATCTCTCATCTGGAACGAGGCGAGGAGCCATGGAGCATGCAGAGGGAAGTCCCTGGAGGGCCCTGTCTAG AATGGGAGCTGAAGGCAGTGCCCTCTCAACAGCAGGGCATTTGCAAAGAAGAACCGGCCCAGGAGCCCATCATGGAGCGGCCCCTGGGCGGGGCGCAGGCGTGGGGGCGCCAGGCAGGTGCTCTGCAGAGGAGTCAGGCTGCGCCCTGGGCGCCCGCACCTGCCATGGTCTGGGACATCCCTGTAGAGGAATTCCCCCTCAGGTGTCCCCTCTTCGCCCAGCAACGCGTTCCCGAGGGGGGACCCTTGCTGTACACACGCAAGAACGTCCAGGCCACTGAGGGCAGAACCAAGGCCCCCGCGAGACTGTGTGCAGGGGAAAACGCCTCCACGCCAAGTGAGCCAGAAAAGTTCCCCCAGGCGCGCCGGCAGCGCGGGGCGGGCGCCGGGGAGGGCGAGTTCGTGTGCGGCGAGTGCGGGAAGGCGTTCCGCCAGAGCTCCTCCCTCACGCTGCACCGCCGCTGGCACAGCCGGGAGAAGGCTTACAAGTGCGATGAATGCGGCAAGGCCTTCACCTGGAGCACCAACCTTCTGGAGCACCGGCGCATCCACACCGGCGAGAAGCCCTTCTTCTGCGGCGAGTGCGGGAAGGCCTTCAGCTGCCACTCGTCCCTCAACGTGCACCAGCGCATCCACACGGGCGAGCGGCCCTACAAGTGCAGCGCCTGCGAGAAGGCCTTCAGCTGCAGCTCGCTGCTCAGCATGCACCTGCGGGTGCACACCGGCGAGAAGCCCTACCGGTGCGGCGAGTGCGGCAAGGCCTTCAACCAGCGTACACACCTCACACGCCACCACCGCATCCACACGGGCGAGAAGCCCTACCAGTGCGGCTCCTGCGGCAAGGCCTTCACCTGCCACTCATCCCTCACCGTGCACGAGAAGATCCACAGCGGGGACAAGCCATTCAAGTGCAGCGACTGCGAGAAGGCCTTCAACAGCCGCTCGCGCCTCACCCTCCACCAGAGGACGCACACCGGCGAGAAGCCCTTCAAGTGCGCCGATTGCGGGAAGGGCTTCAGCTGCCACGCGTACCTGCTCGTGCACAGGCGCATCCACAGCGGCGAGAAGCCCTTCAAGTGCAACGAGTGCGGCAAAGCCTTCAGCTCCCACGCCTACCTCATCGTGCACCGGCGCATCCACACAGGCGAGAAGCCCTTCGACTGCAGCCAGTGTTGGAAGGCCTTCAGCTGCCACTCGTCCCTCATCGTGCACCAGCGCATCCACACCGGTGAGAAGCCCTACAAGTGCAGCGAGTGCGGCAGAGCCTTCAGCCAGAACCACTGTCTCATTAAACATCAGAAAATCCACTCCGGGGAGAAGTCGTTTAAGTGTGAGGAATGTGGGGAGATGTTCAACTGGAGCTCGCACCTCACTGAGCATCAGAGGCTGCACAGCGAGGGGAAGCCCTTGGCCATCCAGTTCAACAAACACCTGCTCAGCACATACTACGTGCCTGGCAGcctgctgggtgcaggggatgCTGGACTGAGGGACGTGGACCCCATCGACGCGCTGGATGTGGCAAAGCTCTTATGCGTGGTTCCCCCCCGAGCTGGCAGGAATTTCTCCCTGGGGAGCAAACCTCGAAACTAA
- the ZNF74 gene encoding zinc finger protein 74 isoform X1, with product MEIPAPEPEKTALSSQDPALSLKENLEDISGWGLPEARSKESVSFKDVAVDFTQEEWGQLDSPQRALYRDVMLENYQNLLALGPPLHKPDVISHLERGEEPWSMQREVPGGPCLEWELKAVPSQQQGICKEEPAQEPIMERPLGGAQAWGRQAGALQRSQAAPWAPAPAMVWDIPVEEFPLRCPLFAQQRVPEGGPLLYTRKNVQATEGRTKAPARLCAGENASTPSEPEKFPQARRQRGAGAGEGEFVCGECGKAFRQSSSLTLHRRWHSREKAYKCDECGKAFTWSTNLLEHRRIHTGEKPFFCGECGKAFSCHSSLNVHQRIHTGERPYKCSACEKAFSCSSLLSMHLRVHTGEKPYRCGECGKAFNQRTHLTRHHRIHTGEKPYQCGSCGKAFTCHSSLTVHEKIHSGDKPFKCSDCEKAFNSRSRLTLHQRTHTGEKPFKCADCGKGFSCHAYLLVHRRIHSGEKPFKCNECGKAFSSHAYLIVHRRIHTGEKPFDCSQCWKAFSCHSSLIVHQRIHTGEKPYKCSECGRAFSQNHCLIKHQKIHSGEKSFKCEECGEMFNWSSHLTEHQRLHSEGKPLAIQFNKHLLSTYYVPGSLLGAGDAGLRDVDPIDALDVAKLLCVVPPRAGRNFSLGSKPRN from the exons ATGGAGATCCCTGCCCCGGAGCCCGAGAAGACAG CTCTTTCCTCTCAGGATCCTGCTCTTTCCCTGAAAGAGAATCTCGAGGATATATCGGGTTGGGGTCTTCCCGAAGCCAGGTCCAAG GAATCGGTGAGTTTCAAGGATGTGGCTGTGGACTTCACCCAGGAGGAGTGGGGTCAACTAGACTCCCCTCAGAGGGCCTTATACCGGGATGTGATGTTGGAGAACTACCAGAACCTTCTTGCCCTAG GACCTCCACTACACAAGCCAGATGTGATCTCTCATCTGGAACGAGGCGAGGAGCCATGGAGCATGCAGAGGGAAGTCCCTGGAGGGCCCTGTCTAG AATGGGAGCTGAAGGCAGTGCCCTCTCAACAGCAGGGCATTTGCAAAGAAGAACCGGCCCAGGAGCCCATCATGGAGCGGCCCCTGGGCGGGGCGCAGGCGTGGGGGCGCCAGGCAGGTGCTCTGCAGAGGAGTCAGGCTGCGCCCTGGGCGCCCGCACCTGCCATGGTCTGGGACATCCCTGTAGAGGAATTCCCCCTCAGGTGTCCCCTCTTCGCCCAGCAACGCGTTCCCGAGGGGGGACCCTTGCTGTACACACGCAAGAACGTCCAGGCCACTGAGGGCAGAACCAAGGCCCCCGCGAGACTGTGTGCAGGGGAAAACGCCTCCACGCCAAGTGAGCCAGAAAAGTTCCCCCAGGCGCGCCGGCAGCGCGGGGCGGGCGCCGGGGAGGGCGAGTTCGTGTGCGGCGAGTGCGGGAAGGCGTTCCGCCAGAGCTCCTCCCTCACGCTGCACCGCCGCTGGCACAGCCGGGAGAAGGCTTACAAGTGCGATGAATGCGGCAAGGCCTTCACCTGGAGCACCAACCTTCTGGAGCACCGGCGCATCCACACCGGCGAGAAGCCCTTCTTCTGCGGCGAGTGCGGGAAGGCCTTCAGCTGCCACTCGTCCCTCAACGTGCACCAGCGCATCCACACGGGCGAGCGGCCCTACAAGTGCAGCGCCTGCGAGAAGGCCTTCAGCTGCAGCTCGCTGCTCAGCATGCACCTGCGGGTGCACACCGGCGAGAAGCCCTACCGGTGCGGCGAGTGCGGCAAGGCCTTCAACCAGCGTACACACCTCACACGCCACCACCGCATCCACACGGGCGAGAAGCCCTACCAGTGCGGCTCCTGCGGCAAGGCCTTCACCTGCCACTCATCCCTCACCGTGCACGAGAAGATCCACAGCGGGGACAAGCCATTCAAGTGCAGCGACTGCGAGAAGGCCTTCAACAGCCGCTCGCGCCTCACCCTCCACCAGAGGACGCACACCGGCGAGAAGCCCTTCAAGTGCGCCGATTGCGGGAAGGGCTTCAGCTGCCACGCGTACCTGCTCGTGCACAGGCGCATCCACAGCGGCGAGAAGCCCTTCAAGTGCAACGAGTGCGGCAAAGCCTTCAGCTCCCACGCCTACCTCATCGTGCACCGGCGCATCCACACAGGCGAGAAGCCCTTCGACTGCAGCCAGTGTTGGAAGGCCTTCAGCTGCCACTCGTCCCTCATCGTGCACCAGCGCATCCACACCGGTGAGAAGCCCTACAAGTGCAGCGAGTGCGGCAGAGCCTTCAGCCAGAACCACTGTCTCATTAAACATCAGAAAATCCACTCCGGGGAGAAGTCGTTTAAGTGTGAGGAATGTGGGGAGATGTTCAACTGGAGCTCGCACCTCACTGAGCATCAGAGGCTGCACAGCGAGGGGAAGCCCTTGGCCATCCAGTTCAACAAACACCTGCTCAGCACATACTACGTGCCTGGCAGcctgctgggtgcaggggatgCTGGACTGAGGGACGTGGACCCCATCGACGCGCTGGATGTGGCAAAGCTCTTATGCGTGGTTCCCCCCCGAGCTGGCAGGAATTTCTCCCTGGGGAGCAAACCTCGAAACTAA